A region from the Aegilops tauschii subsp. strangulata cultivar AL8/78 chromosome 5, Aet v6.0, whole genome shotgun sequence genome encodes:
- the LOC109733350 gene encoding protein DETOXIFICATION 21 isoform X1 yields the protein MEKREEESQAPLLEPRPAAAENGGGDMVGDGGAEEEEVGLGRQLLEENRKLWAVAGPSICTRFSTFGVTVISQAFIGHIGPTELAAYALVSTVLMRFSNGILLGMASALETLCGQSYGAKQYHMMGIYLQRSWIILSGCAVLMLPIFIFTEPLLVFIGQDPTISAVAGTISIWYIPVMFASVFNFTLQMYLQAQSKNMIITYLAFVNLGLHLFLSWLLTVKLHLGLAGVMTSMVIAMWIPAFGQLIFVLFGGCPLTWTGFSFTALTDLVPIFKLSLSSGVMLFLELWYSTILVLLTGYMKNAESALDALSICLNINGWEMMISIGFLAATGVRVANELGAGSAKRAKFAILNVVATSFSIGLVLFVFFLFFRGKLSYIFTTSEEVAALVADLSPLLAFSILLNSVQPVLSGVAVGAGWQSVVAYVNITTYYLIGIPLGAILGYVLGYHVKGIWVGMLLGTLVQTIVLLFITIRTDWDKQVEVTQERLKRWYMDGNNGKSDSRSSP from the exons atggagaagagggaggaggagagccAGGCCCCGCTGCTGGAGCccaggccggcggcggcggagaatgGCGGGGGTGACATGGTCGGCGACGGAGGGgcggaagaggaggaggtggGGCTGGGGCGTCAGCTGCTGGAGGAGAACCGGAAGCTGTGGGCGGTGGCGGGGCCGTCCATCTGCACGCGCTTCTCCACCTTCGGGGTCACCGTGATCAGCCAGGCCTTCATCGGCCACATCGGCCCCACCGAGCTCGCCGCCTACGCCCTCGTCTCCACCGTGCTCATGCGCTTCAGCAACGGCATACTG CTGGGCATGGCGAGCGCGCTGGAGACGTTGTGCGGGCAGTCGTACGGGGCGAAGCAGTACCACATGATGGGCATCTACCTGCAGCGGTCCTGGATCATCCTAAGCGGCTGCGCCGTGCTCATGCTCCCCATCTTCATATTCACCGAGCCGCTGCTCGTCTTCATCGGCCAGGACCCCACCATCAGCGCCGTCGCTGGCACCATCTCCATCTGGTACATCCCCGTCATGTTCGCCAGCGTCTTCAACTTCACGCTGCAGATGTACCTGCAGGCGCAGAGCAAGAACATGATCATCACCTACCTCGCCTTCGTCAACCTCGGCCTCCACCTGTTCCTGTCGTGGCTCCTGACCGTCAAGCTGCACCTTGGGCTCGCCGGGGTCATGACCTCCATGGTCATCGCCATGTGGATTCCTGCGTTCGGGCAGCTCATCTTCGTCCTCTTCGGTGGCTGCCCTCTCACGTGGACGGGGTTCTCCTTCACAGCACTCACCGACCTCGTCCCTATCTTCAAGCTCTCTCTGTCCTCTGGTGTGATGCTCTT TTTGGAATTGTGGTACAGCACCATACTGGTGCTCCTGACCGGGTACATGAAGAATGCAGAGAGTGCACTTGACGCTCTTTCAATATG CCTTAACATCAATGGTTGGGAGATGATGATCTCTATCGGCTTTTTGGCTGCAACAGG AGTGCGTGTGGCAAATGAGCTCGGAGCAGGAAGTGCAAAAAGGGCCAAGTTCGCCATCTTAAATGTCGTCGCCACTTCTTTCTCAATTGGCCTTGTGTTGTTCGTGTTCTTTCTTTTCTTCCGTGGGAAGCTTTCCTACATATTTACCACGAGTGAGGAGGTAGCTGCCTTAGTTGCTGACCTGTCACCTCTTCTGGCCTTCTCCATCTTGCTGAACAGTGTTCAACCAGTGCTATCAG GTGTTGCTGTTGGTGCGGGTTGGCAAAGTGTCGTTGCCTATGTTAACATCACAACATATTACTTGATTGGTATCCCTCTTGGAGCAATCCTAGGTTATGTTCTTGGATATCATGTGAAG GGCATTTGGGTTGGCATGCTTCTCGGGACACTGGTCCAAACAATTGTGCTTCTGTTCATAACAATTAGGACCGACTGGGATAAGCAG GTGGAGGTTACTCAGGAGAGATTGAAGAGATGGTACATGGACGGGAACAATGGAAAGTCAGATTCAAGGTCAAGTCCATAA
- the LOC109733350 gene encoding protein DETOXIFICATION 21 isoform X2, whose translation MQLGMASALETLCGQSYGAKQYHMMGIYLQRSWIILSGCAVLMLPIFIFTEPLLVFIGQDPTISAVAGTISIWYIPVMFASVFNFTLQMYLQAQSKNMIITYLAFVNLGLHLFLSWLLTVKLHLGLAGVMTSMVIAMWIPAFGQLIFVLFGGCPLTWTGFSFTALTDLVPIFKLSLSSGVMLFLELWYSTILVLLTGYMKNAESALDALSICLNINGWEMMISIGFLAATGVRVANELGAGSAKRAKFAILNVVATSFSIGLVLFVFFLFFRGKLSYIFTTSEEVAALVADLSPLLAFSILLNSVQPVLSGVAVGAGWQSVVAYVNITTYYLIGIPLGAILGYVLGYHVKGIWVGMLLGTLVQTIVLLFITIRTDWDKQVEVTQERLKRWYMDGNNGKSDSRSSP comes from the exons ATGCAGCTGGGCATGGCGAGCGCGCTGGAGACGTTGTGCGGGCAGTCGTACGGGGCGAAGCAGTACCACATGATGGGCATCTACCTGCAGCGGTCCTGGATCATCCTAAGCGGCTGCGCCGTGCTCATGCTCCCCATCTTCATATTCACCGAGCCGCTGCTCGTCTTCATCGGCCAGGACCCCACCATCAGCGCCGTCGCTGGCACCATCTCCATCTGGTACATCCCCGTCATGTTCGCCAGCGTCTTCAACTTCACGCTGCAGATGTACCTGCAGGCGCAGAGCAAGAACATGATCATCACCTACCTCGCCTTCGTCAACCTCGGCCTCCACCTGTTCCTGTCGTGGCTCCTGACCGTCAAGCTGCACCTTGGGCTCGCCGGGGTCATGACCTCCATGGTCATCGCCATGTGGATTCCTGCGTTCGGGCAGCTCATCTTCGTCCTCTTCGGTGGCTGCCCTCTCACGTGGACGGGGTTCTCCTTCACAGCACTCACCGACCTCGTCCCTATCTTCAAGCTCTCTCTGTCCTCTGGTGTGATGCTCTT TTTGGAATTGTGGTACAGCACCATACTGGTGCTCCTGACCGGGTACATGAAGAATGCAGAGAGTGCACTTGACGCTCTTTCAATATG CCTTAACATCAATGGTTGGGAGATGATGATCTCTATCGGCTTTTTGGCTGCAACAGG AGTGCGTGTGGCAAATGAGCTCGGAGCAGGAAGTGCAAAAAGGGCCAAGTTCGCCATCTTAAATGTCGTCGCCACTTCTTTCTCAATTGGCCTTGTGTTGTTCGTGTTCTTTCTTTTCTTCCGTGGGAAGCTTTCCTACATATTTACCACGAGTGAGGAGGTAGCTGCCTTAGTTGCTGACCTGTCACCTCTTCTGGCCTTCTCCATCTTGCTGAACAGTGTTCAACCAGTGCTATCAG GTGTTGCTGTTGGTGCGGGTTGGCAAAGTGTCGTTGCCTATGTTAACATCACAACATATTACTTGATTGGTATCCCTCTTGGAGCAATCCTAGGTTATGTTCTTGGATATCATGTGAAG GGCATTTGGGTTGGCATGCTTCTCGGGACACTGGTCCAAACAATTGTGCTTCTGTTCATAACAATTAGGACCGACTGGGATAAGCAG GTGGAGGTTACTCAGGAGAGATTGAAGAGATGGTACATGGACGGGAACAATGGAAAGTCAGATTCAAGGTCAAGTCCATAA